In the genome of Streptomyces globosus, one region contains:
- a CDS encoding sporulation protein: MSRDLREPNEKLGAVLALAGISNAGLARRVNDLGAQRGLTLRYDKTSVARWVSKGMVPQGAAPHLIAAAIGAKLGRPVPLHEIGLADADPAPEVGLAFPRDVGAAVRSATELYRLDLAGRRGGGGIWQSLAGSFSVSAYATPVSRWLISPADSSVARGPAPQGAAPAPASGSASAAPPTPPVPPSPPAPSTVVPPQPSGETPRTPHAPAAPGGAPAAPPPAVVGLADASPQRVGHSDVSKLREAAEDARRWDSKYGGGDWRSSMVPECLRVDAAPLLLGSYSDEVGRALFGATAELTRLAGWMAFDTGQQEAAQRYYIQALRLARAAADVPLGGYVLASMSLQATYRDFPDEGVDLAQAAVERNRGLATARTMSFFRLVEARAHAKAGDSAAAGAALRAAEGWLERARPGDPDPTWLGFYSYDRFAADAAECYRDLRLPRQVRRFTEQALSRPTEEYVRSHGLRLVVSAVAELESGNLDAACAAGTRAVEVAGRISSARTTEYVRDLLQRLEPYGDEPRVAELRERARPLLMAPA; this comes from the coding sequence ATGTCCAGGGATCTCCGCGAACCCAACGAGAAGCTCGGCGCCGTCCTCGCCCTCGCGGGCATCAGCAACGCCGGACTGGCCAGGCGCGTCAACGACCTGGGCGCCCAGCGGGGTCTGACGCTCCGCTACGACAAGACCTCGGTGGCCCGGTGGGTGTCGAAGGGCATGGTGCCGCAGGGCGCGGCCCCGCATCTGATCGCGGCCGCCATCGGGGCGAAGCTGGGCCGGCCTGTGCCGCTGCACGAGATCGGCCTGGCGGACGCCGACCCGGCGCCCGAGGTGGGTCTGGCCTTCCCCCGCGACGTGGGCGCGGCGGTGCGCTCGGCCACGGAGCTGTACCGGCTCGACCTCGCCGGGCGCCGCGGCGGCGGCGGGATCTGGCAGTCGCTGGCCGGCTCCTTCTCCGTGTCGGCGTACGCGACGCCTGTCTCGCGCTGGCTGATATCGCCTGCCGACAGCTCGGTGGCGCGCGGACCTGCGCCGCAGGGCGCCGCGCCCGCGCCCGCGTCCGGCTCCGCCTCTGCCGCCCCGCCCACCCCGCCCGTGCCGCCTTCCCCGCCCGCGCCGTCCACGGTTGTGCCCCCGCAGCCTTCGGGCGAAACCCCGCGCACGCCGCACGCCCCCGCCGCCCCGGGCGGCGCCCCGGCGGCACCGCCCCCGGCGGTCGTCGGCCTGGCCGACGCCTCGCCGCAGCGCGTCGGCCACAGCGACGTCAGCAAGCTCCGCGAGGCCGCCGAGGACGCCCGCCGCTGGGACTCCAAGTACGGCGGCGGGGACTGGCGCTCGTCGATGGTGCCCGAGTGCCTGCGCGTGGACGCCGCCCCGCTGCTGCTCGGCTCGTACAGCGACGAGGTGGGCCGCGCCCTGTTCGGGGCGACCGCCGAGCTGACCCGGCTCGCCGGCTGGATGGCCTTCGACACGGGCCAGCAGGAGGCCGCCCAGCGCTACTACATCCAGGCGCTGCGCCTGGCGCGGGCCGCCGCGGACGTGCCGCTCGGCGGGTACGTGCTGGCGTCGATGTCGCTGCAGGCGACGTACCGGGACTTCCCCGACGAGGGCGTCGACCTCGCGCAGGCGGCCGTGGAGCGCAACCGCGGGCTGGCCACCGCGCGCACGATGAGCTTCTTCCGCCTGGTCGAGGCGCGGGCGCACGCGAAGGCCGGCGACTCGGCGGCCGCCGGGGCGGCGCTGCGGGCCGCGGAGGGGTGGCTGGAGCGGGCACGGCCGGGCGACCCGGACCCGACCTGGCTGGGCTTCTACTCGTACGACCGGTTCGCGGCGGACGCGGCGGAGTGCTACCGGGACCTCAGGCTGCCCCGGCAGGTGCGCCGCTTCACCGAGCAGGCGCTGTCGCGGCCCACGGAGGAGTACGTGCGCTCGCACGGCCTGCGGCTGGTGGTGAGCGCGGTCGCGGAGCTGGAGTCGGGCAACCTCGACGCGGCGTGCGCGGCGGGGACCCGCGCGGTGGAGGTCGCGGGCCGGATCTCGTCGGCGCGCACGACCGAGTACGTACGGGACCTGCTGCAGCGGCTGGAGCCGTACGGGGACGAGCCGCGCGTCGCCGAGCTGCGCGAGCGGGCCCGGCCGCTGCTGATGGCCCCCGCGTAG
- the lhgO gene encoding L-2-hydroxyglutarate oxidase, with product MEDSVGGAAVRAGGRADCDVVVVGGGIVGMSTAYALSRLAPGTRVVVLEKEPGPARHQTGRNSGVIHSGIYYRPGSLKARYAVGGAAEMVKFCAEHGIPHEVTGKLIVATDREELPRLHALVQRGRENGIPVRELGPAQIGEYEPEVRGAAAIHVATTGIADYGLVARQLAESSGAEIVYGGAVDLVSRRSGGVAVRTTAGVVVRAKALVNCAGLHCDRVARLAGDDPGMRIIPFRGEYYDLVRPGLVRGLVYPVPDPAFPFLGVHLTRGIGGGVHVGPNAVPALAREGYGWGVVRPRDLADELAWPGAWRMAWRHWRYGAGEIRRSLSKAAFTEAVRRMLPAVTAGDLRPAGAGVRAQAVLRDGTLVDDFLIREAPRTVHVLNAPSPAATASLPIGREIARRALGSLARA from the coding sequence TTGGAGGACAGCGTGGGCGGCGCCGCGGTGCGCGCCGGGGGCAGGGCCGACTGCGACGTGGTGGTGGTCGGCGGCGGGATCGTCGGGATGTCGACGGCGTACGCCCTGTCGCGGCTGGCGCCGGGAACCCGGGTGGTGGTGCTGGAGAAGGAGCCGGGCCCGGCCCGGCACCAGACGGGCCGCAACAGCGGCGTCATCCACAGCGGGATCTACTACCGGCCCGGCTCGCTGAAGGCGCGCTACGCGGTGGGCGGCGCCGCGGAGATGGTGAAGTTCTGCGCGGAGCACGGCATCCCGCACGAGGTGACCGGCAAGCTGATCGTGGCGACGGACCGCGAGGAGCTGCCGCGGCTGCACGCGCTGGTGCAGCGCGGCCGGGAGAACGGCATTCCGGTGCGCGAGCTGGGGCCGGCGCAGATCGGCGAGTACGAGCCGGAGGTGCGCGGGGCGGCCGCGATCCACGTGGCGACGACCGGGATCGCGGACTACGGGCTGGTGGCGCGGCAGCTCGCCGAGTCCTCCGGGGCGGAGATCGTCTACGGGGGCGCCGTCGACCTGGTGTCGCGGCGGTCCGGCGGGGTCGCGGTGCGCACGACGGCCGGCGTCGTCGTACGGGCCAAGGCGCTGGTGAACTGTGCGGGGCTGCACTGCGACCGGGTCGCCCGGCTGGCCGGCGACGACCCCGGCATGCGGATCATCCCCTTCCGCGGCGAGTACTACGACCTGGTGCGGCCCGGGCTGGTGCGCGGGCTGGTCTACCCGGTGCCGGACCCGGCGTTCCCCTTCCTCGGGGTGCACCTGACGCGGGGGATCGGCGGCGGGGTGCACGTCGGGCCGAACGCGGTGCCGGCGCTGGCGCGCGAGGGGTACGGCTGGGGCGTGGTGCGGCCGCGGGACCTCGCGGACGAGCTGGCCTGGCCGGGTGCGTGGCGGATGGCGTGGCGGCACTGGCGGTACGGGGCGGGCGAGATCCGCCGCTCGCTGTCGAAGGCGGCGTTCACGGAGGCGGTGCGCCGGATGCTGCCCGCGGTGACCGCCGGGGACCTGCGGCCGGCCGGGGCGGGGGTGCGGGCGCAGGCCGTCCTGCGGGACGGGACGCTCGTCGACGACTTCCTGATCCGGGAGGCGCCGCGGACCGTGCACGTGCTGAACGCGCCGTCGCCCGCGGCGACCGCGTCGCTGCCGATCGGGCGCGAGATCGCCCGGCGCGCCCTGGGGAGCCTGGCCCGGGCCTGA
- the trmB gene encoding tRNA (guanosine(46)-N7)-methyltransferase TrmB, whose protein sequence is MSESRTPQPDAPEAEPAANSYVPPKWRTEPRFPDGPAPDPAGSHHERRIRSFQPRRSRVTTGQGEALKRLWGTWGLDIDGREVLDLGRLFGGLPVVLEIGFGMGEATAQMAAADPDTGILAADVHTPGQGNLLALAERGGMTNVRVANGDAIILLREMLPPASLAGIRVYFPDPWPKARHHKRRLIQPEFLDLAATRMAPGAVLHCATDWEPYAEQMLEVLTAHPLFENTQEDGGFAPRPDFRPLTRFEGQGLDKGHVVHDLLFRRVENA, encoded by the coding sequence GTGTCTGAGTCCCGTACCCCCCAGCCCGACGCCCCGGAAGCCGAGCCCGCGGCGAACTCCTACGTGCCGCCCAAGTGGCGCACCGAGCCGCGGTTCCCCGACGGCCCCGCACCCGACCCGGCGGGCTCGCACCACGAGCGGCGGATCCGCAGCTTCCAGCCGCGGCGCAGCCGGGTCACGACCGGGCAGGGCGAGGCCCTGAAGCGGCTCTGGGGCACCTGGGGCCTGGACATCGACGGGCGCGAGGTCCTCGACCTCGGCCGGCTCTTCGGCGGCCTGCCCGTCGTCCTGGAGATCGGCTTCGGCATGGGGGAGGCGACGGCGCAGATGGCCGCGGCCGACCCGGACACCGGCATCCTCGCGGCCGACGTGCACACCCCCGGCCAGGGCAACCTCCTCGCCCTCGCGGAGCGCGGCGGCATGACGAACGTCCGCGTGGCGAACGGCGATGCGATCATCCTGCTGCGCGAAATGCTGCCGCCGGCCTCCCTCGCGGGGATCCGCGTCTACTTCCCGGACCCGTGGCCGAAGGCCCGTCACCACAAGCGGCGCCTGATCCAGCCCGAGTTCCTGGACCTCGCGGCGACGCGGATGGCGCCGGGCGCGGTGCTGCACTGCGCGACCGACTGGGAGCCGTACGCCGAGCAGATGCTCGAAGTCCTCACCGCGCACCCGCTGTTCGAGAACACGCAGGAGGACGGCGGCTTCGCGCCGCGGCCCGACTTCCGGCCGCTGACCCGCTTCGAGGGGCAGGGCCTGGACAAGGGGCACGTCGTACACGACTTGCTGTTCCGCCGGGTGGAGAACGCCTGA
- a CDS encoding PrsW family intramembrane metalloprotease, with protein MRCRARACVLAVLAASGLAILELVRQETGTAGFLVGLGLAVLPVAPLLAAFRWLGRAAPRPWALLLFCFGWGACAAALIAILANDFATEWIAGAAADPSDADLLGSVAIAPVVEESAKAAALLAVFAFRRRHFTGPADGFTAAGFTATGFAFTENVLYLGNAFTEDMESPAGVLDSVTLATFFVRIVLSPFAHPLFTVLTGLGFGAAAAVRAGRRRSRPARCGLPLLGLALAVGLHALWNSSSRMGEYGFYRVYGCVMVPLFGLLLWLAVRMRRRRLRRVAGELAVYAAAGWMAPAEVSAMASVPARSLARALARRSGGRAAGRAVARYEADAAALALLRHRARTGPAWDPEFAGREAELLRSLWQRRATAGPALARAAVLEDLLPPRQPFVPAARRPVRPTGSGPWSGATPAGPSPIRPCGPPGGGGGR; from the coding sequence CTGCGCTGCCGTGCGCGGGCGTGCGTGCTCGCCGTCCTCGCCGCCTCCGGCCTGGCGATCCTCGAACTCGTCCGGCAGGAGACCGGCACCGCCGGCTTCCTGGTGGGCCTCGGCCTGGCCGTGCTGCCGGTGGCTCCGCTCCTCGCCGCGTTCCGGTGGCTGGGCCGGGCGGCGCCCCGGCCGTGGGCGCTGCTGCTGTTCTGCTTCGGCTGGGGTGCCTGCGCCGCGGCGCTGATCGCCATACTGGCCAACGACTTCGCGACGGAGTGGATCGCGGGGGCGGCCGCGGACCCGTCGGACGCGGACCTGCTCGGCTCGGTGGCGATCGCGCCGGTGGTGGAGGAGAGCGCGAAGGCGGCTGCCCTGCTGGCGGTGTTCGCCTTCCGCAGGCGGCATTTCACGGGACCGGCGGACGGGTTCACGGCGGCCGGGTTCACGGCCACCGGGTTCGCGTTCACCGAGAACGTCCTCTACCTGGGGAACGCGTTCACCGAGGACATGGAGAGCCCGGCGGGCGTCCTGGACTCGGTGACGCTGGCGACGTTCTTCGTACGGATCGTGCTGTCGCCGTTCGCGCACCCGCTGTTCACGGTCCTGACGGGGCTCGGCTTCGGTGCCGCGGCCGCGGTCCGGGCGGGCCGGCGGCGTTCCCGGCCGGCGCGGTGCGGGCTGCCGCTGCTGGGGCTTGCCCTCGCGGTGGGCCTGCACGCCCTGTGGAACAGCTCGTCGCGGATGGGCGAGTACGGCTTCTACCGGGTGTACGGCTGCGTGATGGTGCCGCTGTTCGGGCTGCTGCTGTGGCTGGCGGTGCGGATGCGGCGGCGCAGGCTGCGGAGGGTCGCCGGGGAGCTGGCGGTGTACGCGGCCGCGGGCTGGATGGCTCCCGCGGAGGTGTCGGCGATGGCCTCGGTGCCGGCGCGGTCCCTGGCGAGGGCGCTGGCGCGGCGCAGCGGCGGCCGGGCCGCGGGCCGTGCGGTGGCCCGGTACGAGGCGGACGCGGCTGCGCTGGCGCTGTTGCGGCACCGGGCGCGGACGGGCCCGGCCTGGGATCCGGAGTTCGCGGGGCGGGAGGCGGAGCTGCTGCGCAGCCTGTGGCAGCGCCGGGCCACGGCCGGGCCGGCGCTGGCCCGGGCGGCTGTCCTGGAGGACCTGCTGCCGCCGCGGCAGCCGTTCGTGCCGGCGGCGCGGAGGCCCGTACGGCCTACGGGGTCAGGCCCTTGGAGCGGAGCCACGCCAGCGGGTCCGTCGCCGATCCGCCCTTGCGGACCTCCAGGTGGAGGTGGGGGCCGGTGA
- a CDS encoding M23 family metallopeptidase: MASNVPAPDGIEIQEPPSPGAWGEWNPTEDSVRPVRGKHRVARQGGGLARSSTVLGVGIIAAVGAGGIATAQDRPQVPISIPSFTGPSDDDTGPDTGAESGTGARTGILAQQADAPDAGEILRTRILQQAEHQTEAADSQTRAEAARAAQEAAAAEAKAGREAAEKAAAEARAAAEKAAAEAAAAKAEEERIAKAAGNYSLPTSSYTITSYYGASGAMWSSGHHTGLDFAAPTGTPVKAVAGGKIISAGWSGAYGYRIVLQLPDGTEIWYCHLSSMSVTSGQVGAGDTIGRVGATGNVTGPHLHLEVRKGGSATDPLAWLRSKGLTP; the protein is encoded by the coding sequence GTGGCCTCCAACGTGCCTGCGCCCGACGGCATCGAGATCCAGGAACCGCCGTCCCCCGGCGCCTGGGGCGAGTGGAACCCCACCGAGGACTCCGTCCGCCCCGTCCGCGGCAAGCACCGCGTCGCCAGGCAGGGCGGGGGACTCGCCCGCAGCTCCACCGTCCTCGGCGTCGGCATCATCGCCGCCGTCGGCGCCGGAGGCATCGCCACCGCCCAGGACCGGCCCCAAGTCCCCATATCCATACCCTCCTTCACGGGGCCCTCCGACGACGACACCGGCCCGGACACGGGCGCCGAGAGCGGCACCGGCGCGCGGACCGGCATCCTCGCGCAGCAGGCCGACGCCCCCGACGCCGGCGAGATCCTGCGCACGCGCATCCTCCAGCAGGCCGAGCACCAGACCGAGGCCGCCGACTCGCAGACCCGCGCCGAAGCCGCCCGGGCCGCGCAGGAGGCCGCCGCGGCCGAGGCCAAGGCCGGGCGCGAAGCCGCCGAGAAGGCCGCCGCCGAGGCCCGCGCCGCCGCGGAGAAGGCAGCCGCCGAAGCCGCCGCCGCGAAGGCCGAGGAGGAGCGGATCGCCAAGGCCGCGGGGAACTACTCCCTGCCGACCTCCTCCTACACCATCACCTCGTACTACGGCGCCTCCGGCGCGATGTGGTCCTCCGGCCACCACACCGGCCTCGACTTCGCCGCCCCGACCGGCACCCCCGTCAAGGCCGTCGCCGGCGGAAAGATCATCTCGGCCGGCTGGTCGGGCGCCTACGGCTACCGCATCGTCCTCCAGCTGCCCGACGGCACCGAGATCTGGTACTGCCACCTGTCCTCGATGTCCGTCACCTCCGGCCAGGTCGGCGCGGGCGACACCATCGGCCGGGTCGGCGCCACCGGCAACGTCACCGGCCCCCACCTCCACCTGGAGGTCCGCAAGGGCGGATCGGCGACGGACCCGCTGGCGTGGCTCCGCTCCAAGGGCCTGACCCCGTAG
- a CDS encoding AzlD domain-containing protein: MSSPVLALTIAGMAAVTFGPRLLPTLFLAAASLPGPVVVWLRQVPPAVIAALLAPPLFVPDGRLDLGPGNFGLWLAVPTLLLAWRTRNFYLTIAFGIGSLALLRFLAG; encoded by the coding sequence ATGAGCAGCCCCGTCCTCGCCCTCACCATCGCCGGGATGGCGGCCGTCACCTTCGGCCCCCGGCTGCTGCCGACGCTGTTCCTGGCGGCGGCGTCCCTGCCCGGCCCGGTCGTGGTCTGGCTGCGGCAGGTGCCGCCGGCGGTGATCGCCGCGCTGCTCGCCCCGCCGCTGTTCGTGCCGGACGGCCGCCTGGACCTCGGTCCGGGGAACTTCGGGCTGTGGCTCGCGGTGCCGACGCTGCTGCTGGCCTGGCGGACGCGGAACTTCTACCTCACGATCGCGTTCGGCATCGGATCCCTGGCGCTGCTCCGCTTCCTCGCAGGCTGA
- a CDS encoding AzlC family ABC transporter permease, with amino-acid sequence MRPVAAPAAPAAPSASASASAPAPRAWAAGLGQAVPVMLGYVPVAFAFGVLGHTAGLPWWASAAMSAFVYGGSSQFAALQLLAVGAAPYAVVLTTFVVNLRHLLLSAAIAPRLAGWRRREQALFAYELTDEAFAVHSAQWAERAERPKAEVFAFNTAVHGSWVAGTLAGVLAGDLVTDVEALGLDYALPAMFMALLAAGVVADRRGLAVAVLAGALAVGLTLLGLEYWAVLAAAALAATFGLALTPREERSSALGEDAAPAEGGAGR; translated from the coding sequence GTGCGACCTGTAGCAGCCCCCGCCGCTCCGGCCGCCCCGTCCGCGTCCGCGTCCGCGTCCGCGCCTGCGCCGCGGGCGTGGGCGGCCGGGCTCGGGCAGGCCGTGCCCGTCATGCTCGGCTACGTGCCCGTGGCCTTCGCGTTCGGCGTCCTCGGGCACACCGCGGGCCTGCCCTGGTGGGCGTCGGCGGCCATGTCGGCGTTCGTCTACGGCGGCTCCTCGCAGTTCGCCGCCCTCCAGCTGCTGGCGGTCGGCGCCGCCCCGTACGCGGTCGTCCTGACGACCTTCGTCGTCAACCTGCGGCACCTGCTGCTGTCCGCGGCCATCGCGCCGCGGCTGGCCGGCTGGCGCCGCCGGGAGCAGGCGCTGTTCGCGTACGAGCTGACCGACGAGGCCTTCGCCGTGCACTCCGCGCAGTGGGCCGAGCGAGCCGAACGCCCCAAGGCCGAGGTGTTCGCCTTCAACACCGCCGTCCACGGCTCGTGGGTGGCGGGCACGCTGGCGGGCGTCCTCGCGGGGGACCTCGTCACCGACGTGGAGGCGCTCGGCCTGGACTACGCGCTGCCCGCCATGTTCATGGCCCTGCTGGCGGCGGGCGTCGTCGCCGACCGGCGGGGCCTGGCCGTCGCCGTGCTGGCCGGCGCCCTCGCGGTGGGGCTGACCCTGCTCGGCCTGGAGTACTGGGCCGTCCTGGCGGCCGCGGCCCTCGCAGCCACCTTCGGCCTCGCCCTGACCCCCCGCGAGGAGCGCTCCTCCGCCCTCGGGGAGGACGCGGCGCCCGCGGAAGGAGGTGCGGGACGATGA
- a CDS encoding GNAT family N-acetyltransferase, producing MPAAAPALAEAFDVLVAPPPPAAPAVSAEMAAADIPQVIALLRAAPQAAYCEWEDEALLARHLAHSADLCRVVRTPSGRVVAALLAGSFGVRGSISHAVVDPGHRRLGLARVMAADALEAFRRRGVRRIFLAVLDGNEAATALWTGAGFRPALGERTFECDL from the coding sequence ATGCCGGCGGCAGCGCCGGCGCTCGCCGAGGCGTTCGACGTACTGGTCGCGCCGCCCCCGCCGGCGGCGCCCGCGGTCTCGGCCGAGATGGCCGCCGCCGACATCCCGCAGGTCATCGCGCTGCTGCGGGCCGCGCCGCAGGCCGCGTACTGCGAGTGGGAGGACGAGGCGCTCCTGGCGCGGCACCTGGCCCACTCGGCGGACCTGTGCCGCGTGGTGCGGACCCCGTCGGGCCGCGTCGTCGCGGCGCTGCTGGCGGGCTCCTTCGGCGTGCGCGGCAGCATCAGCCACGCGGTCGTCGACCCGGGCCACCGCCGGCTGGGGCTGGCGCGGGTGATGGCGGCGGACGCCCTGGAGGCCTTCCGGCGCCGCGGGGTGCGCCGGATCTTCCTCGCCGTCCTCGACGGCAACGAGGCGGCGACCGCCCTGTGGACCGGGGCGGGCTTCCGGCCGGCGCTGGGGGAGAGGACCTTCGAGTGCGACCTGTAG
- a CDS encoding 2OG-Fe dioxygenase family protein, with amino-acid sequence MTTAVPTARRTPVPDTIAAVGPDLRDDLREKRYALVSAADLTLSPELAAAFGDLQASWGRLTPDVHFGGGDRAVRTRRYSDFAFTPATGELVPLDHVAYFQSEAMNAFVGGIERHFGDVEESTYTNPLFWALVRYDFDNLPIEAEYRDRTWVCQIHQIRIEINPGKYNELVPEGIHSDGYPWAGLHLISRVDVEGGHSTVFTWDEEPLAKGTFLTPLDSLIFEDRAMKHHVTGLSAGEDKGGYRDVLAISFSLPGSPYETLV; translated from the coding sequence ATGACCACCGCCGTGCCCACCGCCCGCCGGACCCCCGTCCCGGACACCATCGCCGCCGTCGGCCCGGACCTGCGCGACGACCTGCGCGAGAAGCGCTACGCGCTGGTGTCGGCCGCCGACCTGACCCTCTCCCCGGAGCTCGCCGCCGCGTTCGGCGACCTCCAGGCGTCCTGGGGCCGGCTCACCCCGGACGTCCACTTCGGCGGCGGCGACCGCGCCGTCCGCACCCGCCGCTACAGCGACTTCGCGTTCACGCCCGCCACGGGCGAGCTGGTCCCGCTCGACCACGTCGCGTACTTCCAGAGCGAGGCCATGAACGCCTTCGTCGGCGGCATCGAGCGGCACTTCGGCGACGTCGAGGAGTCGACGTACACCAACCCGCTGTTTTGGGCCCTGGTCCGGTACGACTTCGACAACCTGCCCATCGAGGCCGAGTACCGCGACCGCACCTGGGTGTGCCAGATCCACCAGATCCGCATCGAGATCAACCCGGGCAAGTACAACGAGCTCGTCCCCGAGGGCATCCACTCCGACGGCTACCCGTGGGCGGGCCTGCACCTCATCTCCCGCGTCGACGTCGAGGGCGGCCACAGCACCGTCTTCACCTGGGACGAGGAGCCCCTCGCCAAGGGCACCTTCCTCACCCCGCTCGACTCCCTGATCTTCGAGGACCGGGCGATGAAGCACCACGTGACCGGCCTGAGCGCGGGCGAGGACAAGGGCGGCTACCGCGACGTGCTCGCGATCTCCTTCTCCCTGCCGGGCTCGCCGTACGAGACGCTGGTCTGA
- a CDS encoding DinB family protein — MSPLADTDVHRIDIPSATEDPAAYVDALLAVAGDRDPFDVLAQTPVWAARLFADLPTELAEAVPEPGEWPAAFIVGHLFDVDIVYGFRWRLVATEDDPVYPGYDEQLWAPLPRLPFRQMLDAWTGLRASNVALLAALPPADWQRTGRHGEQGGETMEVMIRKVVGHDIAHINQIYRAIRLVRQAAGLDVAELDAVYASLGLR; from the coding sequence ATGAGCCCGCTCGCCGACACGGACGTGCACCGCATAGACATCCCCTCCGCCACCGAGGACCCCGCCGCGTACGTCGACGCCCTCCTCGCCGTCGCAGGAGACCGCGACCCCTTCGACGTCCTCGCGCAGACGCCGGTCTGGGCGGCCCGCCTCTTCGCGGACCTGCCCACCGAGCTCGCCGAGGCCGTCCCCGAGCCGGGCGAGTGGCCCGCCGCGTTCATCGTGGGCCACCTCTTCGACGTCGACATCGTCTACGGCTTCCGCTGGCGGCTCGTCGCCACCGAGGACGACCCGGTCTACCCGGGCTACGACGAGCAGCTGTGGGCCCCGCTGCCCCGCCTGCCGTTCCGCCAGATGCTCGACGCCTGGACCGGGCTGCGCGCCTCGAACGTCGCGCTCCTCGCCGCCCTGCCGCCCGCCGACTGGCAGCGGACGGGCCGCCACGGCGAGCAGGGCGGCGAAACGATGGAGGTCATGATCCGCAAGGTCGTCGGCCACGACATCGCGCACATCAACCAGATCTACCGGGCCATCCGCCTGGTCCGGCAGGCCGCCGGCCTCGACGTCGCCGAGCTCGACGCCGTGTACGCCTCCCTCGGCCTGCGCTGA
- a CDS encoding MFS transporter, whose protein sequence is MFLIKFGNFLNVFLVLFLVARGFSAFQAGVALGVVGVGAFVGNAVGGSVADRFGRRTAIAVSMFGSSAATALVPLADGLLATTALVGVVGVFAQLYRPAAGALLVDVVPEEQRVTAFAVLRLAINVGMAVGPLVGGLLSGASYTYVFLGDALFSFAFGVLALCTLPGGRPPVQDPAEAAAEGGRGGYRAVFADRPYLLFLGSMVAATFVYGQSTATLPLHVTDAGFDNKVYGLLLGLNALICVLIELPLTRHTERRTPRRVIAAGLLLLGLGMALTGAVQAVWLLALTVVVWTVAETIYTPIANAYPAEFSPAHLRGRYQGAEGIAHTLGGALGPAVGGLLYGISAPLHWVVCGAVAALGAGLALAAVPPARAPKSAAPAAEPAAEPAPAA, encoded by the coding sequence ATGTTCCTCATCAAATTCGGGAATTTTCTCAACGTATTCCTGGTGCTGTTCCTGGTGGCCCGCGGGTTCTCCGCGTTCCAGGCCGGCGTGGCCCTCGGCGTGGTCGGGGTCGGCGCCTTCGTCGGCAACGCGGTCGGCGGCAGCGTCGCCGACCGGTTCGGCCGCCGCACCGCCATCGCGGTGTCGATGTTCGGCAGCAGCGCCGCCACCGCCCTCGTGCCCCTCGCCGACGGGCTGCTCGCCACCACCGCACTGGTCGGCGTCGTCGGCGTCTTCGCCCAGCTGTACCGGCCCGCGGCGGGCGCCCTGCTCGTCGACGTGGTCCCGGAGGAGCAGCGGGTGACGGCCTTCGCCGTCCTGCGCCTCGCCATCAACGTCGGCATGGCCGTCGGACCGCTGGTCGGCGGCCTGCTCAGCGGGGCCTCGTACACGTACGTCTTCCTCGGCGACGCCCTGTTCTCCTTCGCCTTCGGCGTGCTCGCCCTGTGCACCCTGCCGGGCGGCCGCCCGCCGGTGCAGGACCCCGCGGAGGCGGCGGCGGAGGGCGGGCGCGGCGGCTACCGGGCGGTCTTCGCCGACCGGCCGTACCTGCTGTTCCTGGGGTCGATGGTCGCCGCGACCTTCGTCTACGGGCAGTCCACCGCGACCCTGCCGCTGCACGTCACCGACGCGGGCTTCGACAACAAGGTCTACGGCCTGCTGCTCGGCCTGAACGCCCTGATCTGCGTGCTGATCGAGCTGCCGCTGACCCGGCACACCGAGCGCCGCACCCCCCGCCGGGTGATCGCCGCCGGCCTGCTCCTGCTCGGCCTCGGCATGGCCCTGACGGGCGCGGTGCAGGCGGTGTGGCTGCTCGCGCTGACCGTCGTCGTCTGGACGGTCGCGGAGACGATCTACACGCCGATCGCGAACGCCTACCCGGCCGAGTTCTCCCCGGCGCACCTGCGCGGCCGCTACCAGGGCGCCGAGGGCATCGCCCACACCCTCGGCGGCGCCCTCGGCCCGGCCGTCGGCGGCCTCCTCTACGGCATCTCGGCACCCCTGCACTGGGTGGTCTGCGGTGCGGTGGCGGCCCTGGGTGCCGGCCTGGCCCTGGCGGCGGTCCCCCCGGCCCGCGCCCCGAAGTCCGCAGCCCCGGCCGCCGAGCCGGCCGCCGAGCCGGCCCCCGCGGCCTGA